Genomic DNA from Gilliamella sp. ESL0441:
GATATTGCGTTTTTTAGATAAAAGAATGGCTATCGTCAATAATTCAGAGAAGAAAACTCGAATTGTTTTGTTCACTACATTAACTCTATTAGGATCCATTTTAATGAGTCATTTAGTACACATGGTGGCTTTTTATTATGCTTATTCTCCTATTATGGTCATTAAAGAGTATATTCCTCTTTATCGTCCTTTTACTTCAAAAAAAATTATGGGATTTTTTGATAAAGAAGGTGAACGTAAAGTAGTTAATCAAAACGTTAATTTTAATACTAATGCCAGTATTTTTTATCCTAAAAATGATTTAGTGATTAATCCCGAAAATAAACAAAATATGAATATCATGTTTATCGTACTTGATTCATGGCGATACGATACTTTCAATGAAGATAATTCACCTAATACATTTCGATTTGTAAAAGAAAACAATGGTGTTATTTTTGATCACCATTATTCAACTGGAAATGCTACTCGTACTGGAATATTTGGTTTATTTTATGGCATTCCTGGTACTTATTGGGATACTTTTTTACGTAACAGTATACCTTCTCTTTTTATTACAACTTTACAAAAACAAAATTATAATATTGGTATTTTTACATCGGCAAAAGTATCTTCTCCTGAGTTTGACCGAACGGCATTTGTCACTATTGAAAATTTGAGAATTAGCAGTAAAAATGGTTCTCCTTCAAATCGTGATAAGCAAATGACGGATGATTGGTTAACATGGTATAAAAATCGAGATGAATCTAAACCAACTTTCTCCTTTTTATTCTATGATGCTCCTCATGGTTATGATTTTCCTGATGACTTCGAAGTGAAATACAAACCAGTCGGTGATATAAATTATTTAACATTGAATAATAATACTGATCCACTTCCGATTCTTAATCGTTATAAACAAAGCGTATATTATGACGACTATTTAATGCAAAATATTTATGATGAACTTGAAAGATCAGGAACACTCAATAATACAATAATCATTATTACAGGCGATCATTCTCAAGAAATAAATGATAATAAACTTGGTTTTTGGGGACATAATGGTAATTATACCGATGCACAAACGAAAGTACCTTTTATCATTGTGGGAGCTAAAGATTTAAAAAACCTTCAGGTTAATAGTCAGCGATTGACTAGTCATGAAGATGTTGTACCTTCACTAATGAAACATTATTTACATGTTGAAAATGATATATCTGACTATTCAACAGGGTATGATTTATTTAGCCCAATCACAGATCGTAATTGGTTATTAATGTCAAATTATAGCTCTTATGCAGTGAGAACATTAGACAAAATTTACTTCGTTAATCGAATAGGTATTAGCCATTATATGGATTCTCATAATCATGAAATTGATGAGACACCAAATTATCAGTATATACATGATGCAATGAATAAGATGCGATATTTTTATCAGGAAGGTAAACAGTGATCAAAATGATGCCACCAATCGGTGGCATTTTCATTTAACGCACATCAGCACAATTCAAACAATATATATAGCGATTTTGTTTGTCTGTAAATTTATCCCATAAAGATATGTGTTGTTGGAGTTGTTTTACTTCTGGTAATTTTTCAAACAAGACTTCGGCAGTTGATTTTGGTAGCATAGCAATCATATCTGAATAAAACGCACTAAACCAATTCATTTC
This window encodes:
- a CDS encoding sulfatase-like hydrolase/transferase, producing MKKLYTFILINTFISSLIAIRYFLVSGVSFSWLSGLFSLFAVLGHFFSLYLLIFLILLTLLWLKNCLFNIVVALLLSFGQILLFCDTIVFQQYRFHINQSVISLVFSGQVVDFSAITYLLMFALVMVVFCIELLILRFLDKRMAIVNNSEKKTRIVLFTTLTLLGSILMSHLVHMVAFYYAYSPIMVIKEYIPLYRPFTSKKIMGFFDKEGERKVVNQNVNFNTNASIFYPKNDLVINPENKQNMNIMFIVLDSWRYDTFNEDNSPNTFRFVKENNGVIFDHHYSTGNATRTGIFGLFYGIPGTYWDTFLRNSIPSLFITTLQKQNYNIGIFTSAKVSSPEFDRTAFVTIENLRISSKNGSPSNRDKQMTDDWLTWYKNRDESKPTFSFLFYDAPHGYDFPDDFEVKYKPVGDINYLTLNNNTDPLPILNRYKQSVYYDDYLMQNIYDELERSGTLNNTIIIITGDHSQEINDNKLGFWGHNGNYTDAQTKVPFIIVGAKDLKNLQVNSQRLTSHEDVVPSLMKHYLHVENDISDYSTGYDLFSPITDRNWLLMSNYSSYAVRTLDKIYFVNRIGISHYMDSHNHEIDETPNYQYIHDAMNKMRYFYQEGKQ